From the Rhodococcus sp. NBC_00297 genome, one window contains:
- a CDS encoding glucose-6-phosphate dehydrogenase, with translation MADTATSESGGAPTIFVLFGATGDLAKRMVLPAFYELAQEGLLPEQWALVGNGRGEKTDDEFREHIRAALEEFGPGEGVDSIDEKVWSSFADRVRFAGNGFTADDPGDLPSVIGDVKDELGGDVQLVHYIALPPSTFIDYTEALGAHDLAEGARVVYEKPFGTSQENFEKLDEAVHAIVDEKQVYRIDHFLGKENTQNLHILRFANGMIEGIWNREHVEQVQIDVPETLDIDDRAEFYDATGAVLDMLVTHLFQVAAEVAMEPPLSLGADDLQTARESVIAAFRPLDTSEVVLGQYRGYQDVEGIADDSSTDTFVAARMWVDTDRWRDVPFVLRTGKMLGTSTQRVSLVFRRPEGPVKHLPADGAVLTFDLSGDGRVDIAMTVKEPGPGEDLGIGRMSLDLSTVSDAEPLSPYSRLILDVLDGDRSLFTRPDGLAHVWEVAAPLLTSPPAVLPYEPGSMGPEAANDLASPCGWLVTGGK, from the coding sequence ATGGCTGACACTGCGACATCCGAATCCGGCGGGGCTCCGACCATCTTCGTGCTCTTCGGGGCGACGGGAGACCTTGCCAAGCGCATGGTGCTGCCGGCGTTCTACGAACTTGCGCAGGAAGGACTGCTGCCCGAGCAGTGGGCGTTGGTGGGCAACGGTCGAGGTGAGAAGACCGACGACGAGTTCCGCGAGCACATCCGCGCGGCGCTCGAGGAGTTCGGTCCCGGGGAGGGTGTCGACAGCATCGACGAGAAGGTGTGGTCGTCGTTCGCGGACCGTGTTCGCTTCGCGGGCAACGGATTCACCGCCGACGATCCGGGTGACCTGCCGTCGGTCATCGGAGACGTGAAGGACGAGCTGGGCGGCGACGTGCAGCTCGTGCACTACATCGCGCTGCCGCCCTCGACCTTCATCGACTACACCGAGGCGCTCGGCGCACACGATCTCGCCGAGGGCGCGCGGGTGGTCTACGAGAAGCCGTTCGGCACGTCGCAGGAGAACTTCGAGAAGCTCGACGAGGCGGTCCATGCCATCGTCGACGAGAAGCAGGTCTATCGGATCGACCACTTCCTCGGCAAGGAGAACACCCAGAACCTGCACATCCTGCGCTTCGCGAACGGGATGATCGAGGGGATCTGGAACCGGGAACACGTGGAGCAGGTGCAGATCGACGTGCCGGAGACGCTGGACATCGACGACCGTGCCGAGTTCTACGACGCCACGGGTGCCGTGCTCGACATGTTGGTGACGCACCTGTTCCAGGTCGCGGCGGAGGTGGCCATGGAGCCCCCACTCAGCCTCGGTGCGGACGACCTGCAGACTGCCCGCGAGTCGGTCATCGCGGCGTTCCGCCCGCTCGACACGTCCGAGGTGGTCCTCGGTCAGTACCGCGGCTACCAGGACGTCGAGGGGATCGCGGACGATTCGTCGACCGACACGTTCGTCGCCGCACGCATGTGGGTCGACACCGACCGGTGGCGCGACGTTCCCTTCGTCCTGCGCACCGGCAAGATGCTGGGAACCAGCACGCAGCGGGTGTCGCTGGTGTTCCGTCGCCCCGAGGGACCGGTGAAGCACCTGCCGGCCGACGGCGCCGTGCTGACGTTCGACCTGTCGGGCGACGGCCGAGTGGACATCGCCATGACGGTCAAGGAGCCCGGCCCCGGCGAGGACCTCGGGATCGGTCGGATGTCGCTCGACCTGTCGACGGTGTCGGACGCCGAGCCGCTGTCGCCCTATTCACGACTCATTCTCGACGTACTCGACGGTGACCGGTCGTTGTTCACCCGTCCCGACGGACTGGCTCACGTGTGGGAGGTCGCCGCACCGTTGTTGACCTCTCCGCCGGCCGTGCTCCCGTACGAGCCCGGCTCGATGGGACCCGAGGCAGCGAACGACTTGGCCTCTCCCTGTGGTTGGTTGGTGACCGGAGGCAAGTGA
- a CDS encoding glutamate-1-semialdehyde 2,1-aminomutase, with amino-acid sequence MTHERSSELQERLHRLVPGGSHTYARGSDQYPEHLTPILTHGVGARVWDVDDNEYVEYGSGLRSVTLGHGYRPVVDAVADAVARGTNFSRPTELEVLAAEDFLRTVPTAEMVKFAKNGSDATTAAVRLSRAVTGRTEIAVCAQPFFSVDDWFIGTTEMNAGIPHGAVHRFPFDDTPALERILADHDIACVVMEAAGALAEPSPGYLEAVRAACDRHGTVLVFDEMITGFRWSSAGAQGVYGVTPDLSCWGKAMGNGLPLSALAGRRDLMELGGLRTDSDRVFLLSTTHGPETTGLAAFRAVVRAYETEDPVGAMERAGARLRDAVTAVAFDAGVGEHLRVLGRPSCLVFATADADGVPSQSYRTLFLQEMLSRGVLGQSFVVSAAHTDSDIDHTVDAVREAVLVYRKALEAGTTEGLLRGRPVAPALRRLAAPRRLPDLRRSHLET; translated from the coding sequence ATGACACACGAGAGATCCTCGGAACTCCAGGAACGTCTGCACCGCCTCGTCCCCGGTGGAAGCCACACGTACGCACGGGGTTCCGATCAGTACCCGGAGCACCTCACCCCGATCCTCACGCACGGCGTCGGCGCCCGTGTGTGGGACGTCGACGACAACGAGTACGTCGAGTACGGGAGTGGTCTGCGCTCGGTCACACTGGGACACGGGTACCGTCCCGTGGTCGACGCCGTGGCGGACGCGGTCGCCAGGGGAACCAACTTCTCGAGGCCGACCGAGCTCGAAGTGCTCGCGGCGGAGGACTTCCTGAGGACCGTTCCCACCGCGGAGATGGTGAAGTTCGCGAAGAACGGCTCCGATGCGACCACCGCGGCCGTCCGCCTGTCGCGTGCGGTCACCGGCCGTACCGAGATCGCGGTCTGTGCGCAGCCGTTCTTCTCGGTCGACGACTGGTTCATCGGGACGACGGAGATGAACGCGGGAATCCCGCACGGCGCGGTGCATCGGTTCCCGTTCGACGACACCCCTGCGCTGGAACGGATCCTGGCCGATCACGACATCGCGTGCGTCGTCATGGAGGCAGCCGGTGCGCTGGCCGAACCGTCACCGGGGTATCTCGAGGCCGTCCGCGCAGCCTGTGATCGACACGGGACCGTTCTCGTGTTCGACGAGATGATCACCGGGTTCCGATGGTCGTCCGCGGGTGCGCAGGGTGTGTACGGCGTGACTCCCGATCTGTCGTGTTGGGGCAAGGCCATGGGCAACGGACTCCCGCTGTCCGCGCTCGCCGGCCGCCGCGATCTGATGGAACTCGGCGGTCTGCGCACGGACTCCGACCGAGTCTTCCTGCTGTCGACGACGCACGGACCGGAGACAACGGGGCTCGCCGCGTTTCGTGCCGTCGTCCGGGCGTACGAGACGGAGGACCCCGTGGGCGCCATGGAGCGCGCCGGCGCCCGGTTGCGTGACGCCGTGACCGCGGTGGCGTTCGATGCCGGTGTCGGGGAACACCTTCGGGTCCTCGGACGCCCCAGCTGCCTGGTGTTCGCCACCGCGGATGCCGACGGGGTTCCCTCGCAGTCCTACCGGACTCTCTTCCTGCAGGAGATGCTGTCCCGCGGTGTCCTCGGTCAGTCGTTCGTCGTGTCCGCGGCGCACACGGACTCGGACATCGACCACACGGTCGATGCTGTGCGGGAGGCGGTCCTCGTCTACCGGAAGGCCCTCGAGGCGGGCACCACCGAGGGGCTTCTCCGAGGCCGACCGGTGGCACCGGCTCTGCGTCGGCTCGCGGCACCGCGGAGGCTGCCCGATCTCAGACGGTCCCACCTCGAGACGTAG
- the htpG gene encoding molecular chaperone HtpG encodes MTAHVEEMQFQAETRQLLDLMIHSVYSNKDSFLRELVSNSSDALDKLRLESFQNKDLGADTSDLHIDLEIDKENRTLTVRDNGIGMSRDEVVDLIGTLAKSGTAEVRAKLKEAKDAAASEELIGQFGIGFYSTFMVADKVTLVTRRAGEDSATRWESSGEGTYTIEEVSDAPQGSAVTLHLKPADDEDHLYDYTSEHKIRELVKRYSDFIAWPIRMQVEKTTGEGDDATTVLEDETVNSMKALWTRSKDEVSDEEYTEFYRHVSHAWDEPLEVIPMKAEGTFEYQALLFIPSRAPFDLFMRESKIGIQLYVKRVFIMDDCEELVPEYLRFVKGVVDAADLSLNVSREILQQDRQIRAIRRRLTKKVLSTVKDLQANQPEKYSTFWTEFGRALKEGLLSDHDNQSTLLELSSFASTHSDEKPTTLAEYVSRMKDGQDAIYYMTGESRQQVENSPHMEAFTAKGLEVLILTDAVDEMWTGSVPEFDGKPFRSIAKGAVDLGDDEAETEEKDARKAQFADLTSWMAETLSDDVKEVRLSSRLTTSPACIVGDDFSLSPQLEKMYRASGQPVPKTKRILELNPDHALVTALEKAHAEKKDEMALAETAKLLYGTALLAEGGELDDPASFAKLLAERLTRTM; translated from the coding sequence GTGACCGCGCACGTCGAAGAAATGCAGTTCCAGGCCGAGACCCGGCAGCTGTTGGATCTGATGATCCACTCGGTCTACTCCAACAAGGACTCGTTCCTCCGCGAGTTGGTGTCCAACTCGTCGGACGCGCTGGACAAGCTGCGACTCGAGTCGTTCCAGAACAAGGATCTCGGCGCCGACACCTCCGATCTCCACATCGACCTGGAGATCGACAAGGAGAACCGCACCCTCACCGTGCGGGACAACGGCATCGGCATGTCGCGCGACGAGGTCGTCGATCTCATCGGCACGCTCGCGAAGTCGGGCACCGCCGAGGTCCGCGCGAAGCTGAAGGAAGCGAAGGACGCGGCCGCGTCCGAGGAGCTCATCGGCCAGTTCGGCATCGGCTTCTACTCCACGTTCATGGTGGCCGACAAGGTCACCCTCGTGACCCGGCGCGCGGGTGAGGACTCCGCGACGCGCTGGGAGTCCAGCGGTGAGGGCACGTACACCATCGAGGAGGTGTCCGACGCGCCTCAGGGCAGCGCCGTGACCCTGCACCTGAAGCCGGCCGACGACGAAGACCACCTCTACGACTACACGTCCGAGCACAAGATCCGCGAACTGGTGAAGCGGTACTCGGACTTCATCGCGTGGCCCATCCGCATGCAGGTCGAGAAGACCACCGGCGAGGGCGACGACGCCACAACGGTGCTCGAGGACGAGACGGTCAACTCGATGAAGGCGCTGTGGACGCGCTCGAAGGACGAGGTCTCGGACGAGGAGTACACCGAGTTCTACCGCCACGTCAGCCATGCATGGGACGAGCCGCTCGAGGTCATCCCCATGAAGGCCGAGGGCACCTTCGAATACCAAGCGCTGCTGTTCATTCCGTCGCGCGCACCGTTCGACCTCTTCATGCGGGAGTCGAAGATCGGCATCCAGCTGTACGTGAAGCGCGTGTTCATCATGGACGACTGCGAGGAGCTGGTGCCCGAGTACCTGCGCTTCGTCAAGGGTGTCGTCGACGCGGCGGACCTGTCCCTCAACGTCTCTCGCGAGATCCTGCAGCAGGATCGCCAGATCCGCGCCATCCGGCGCCGCCTGACGAAGAAGGTGCTGAGCACAGTCAAGGATCTCCAGGCGAACCAGCCGGAGAAGTACAGCACGTTCTGGACCGAGTTCGGCCGCGCCCTCAAGGAGGGCCTGCTCTCCGACCACGACAACCAGTCCACTCTCCTCGAGCTGTCGTCCTTCGCCAGCACCCACAGCGACGAGAAGCCGACCACGTTGGCCGAGTACGTCTCTCGGATGAAGGACGGCCAGGACGCGATCTACTACATGACCGGCGAGTCGCGCCAGCAGGTGGAGAACTCCCCGCACATGGAGGCGTTCACCGCCAAGGGACTCGAGGTGCTGATACTCACCGACGCCGTCGACGAGATGTGGACCGGGTCCGTACCCGAGTTCGACGGGAAGCCGTTCCGTTCCATCGCGAAGGGTGCCGTCGATCTGGGTGACGACGAGGCGGAGACCGAGGAGAAGGACGCACGAAAGGCGCAGTTCGCCGACCTCACCTCGTGGATGGCCGAGACGCTGTCCGACGACGTGAAGGAGGTCCGCCTGTCCTCACGCCTGACCACCTCACCCGCGTGCATCGTGGGCGACGACTTCTCCCTGAGCCCGCAGCTCGAGAAGATGTACCGCGCCTCCGGCCAGCCGGTCCCCAAGACCAAGCGCATCCTCGAGCTCAACCCGGACCACGCGCTGGTCACCGCGCTGGAGAAGGCCCATGCGGAGAAGAAGGACGAGATGGCGCTGGCCGAGACCGCCAAGCTGCTCTACGGCACAGCCCTGCTCGCCGAGGGTGGCGAGCTGGACGACCCGGCGTCGTTCGCGAAGTTGTTGGCGGAGAGGCTGACACGCACGATGTGA
- a CDS encoding flavin monoamine oxidase family protein: MSGDVVVIGAGLSGLVAARELERAGRSVTVLEAADRIGGKVLTRDVDGHHVDYGAHWVGGDQTAVLDLADELGVATAPEPRRRRGADEVFAAAGRVHRYHGQVPRIPVREWLPVGSGIARLDLAVRTVDRAMPLLSTWRPGDHEMSDVLARRMFPSAYGRDILTCFFRLIFGADPDEVPARAALEYLRAAGSLRAIAEVRDGAQERYFVDGTASLISAVAQHLSAPPETSRPVIAIRPDTSGVDVVTADGTVRASSVVLAVPLPRAADIDGALPAGLGDRMRTSRMGEYAKTIVVYDSPWWRENGLTGTALDVDGLVQMIVDGNAGRDSPGILVAFSGGRAAADLFSRTDRRDIVVAELVRLFGPRARSPRRVDDITWSAQPWLGGAPTAIPPYGGVFHHQDLTTDRVHWAGTDLADRWPGYLDGAVRSGRRAAREILTTSRGGTV; the protein is encoded by the coding sequence ATGTCGGGGGACGTGGTCGTGATCGGGGCGGGGCTCAGCGGGTTGGTGGCAGCACGGGAGCTCGAGCGAGCGGGTCGGTCCGTCACGGTGCTCGAAGCTGCCGATCGCATCGGCGGGAAGGTGCTCACCCGAGATGTCGACGGGCACCACGTCGACTACGGCGCGCACTGGGTCGGCGGCGATCAGACGGCTGTCCTGGACCTCGCCGACGAGCTTGGTGTCGCCACCGCTCCCGAACCGCGTCGTCGACGCGGTGCGGACGAAGTGTTCGCGGCCGCCGGCCGCGTCCACCGCTATCACGGTCAGGTGCCGCGCATCCCCGTTCGCGAGTGGCTCCCCGTCGGTTCGGGTATCGCGCGACTCGACCTGGCGGTCCGCACCGTCGACCGCGCGATGCCGCTGCTGTCGACCTGGCGGCCCGGAGATCACGAGATGTCCGACGTTCTCGCGCGTCGGATGTTTCCCTCCGCCTACGGCCGCGACATCCTCACGTGCTTCTTCCGGTTGATCTTCGGCGCCGACCCGGACGAGGTCCCCGCCCGAGCCGCACTCGAGTACCTACGCGCGGCCGGCAGCCTGCGCGCTATCGCCGAGGTGCGTGACGGAGCGCAGGAACGCTACTTCGTGGACGGCACCGCATCGCTGATCTCAGCTGTGGCACAGCACCTCTCCGCCCCGCCGGAGACGTCTCGACCCGTCATCGCGATCCGGCCGGACACCTCCGGAGTCGACGTGGTCACCGCGGACGGCACAGTCCGCGCATCGTCGGTGGTTCTCGCGGTCCCCCTCCCCCGCGCCGCCGACATCGACGGTGCGCTCCCCGCCGGACTCGGGGACCGGATGCGCACCTCCCGCATGGGCGAGTACGCGAAGACCATCGTCGTGTACGACAGTCCGTGGTGGCGCGAGAACGGACTCACCGGAACGGCACTCGACGTCGACGGCCTGGTCCAGATGATCGTCGACGGCAACGCCGGACGGGACTCGCCCGGCATCCTGGTCGCCTTCAGTGGCGGTCGAGCCGCGGCAGACCTGTTCTCCCGCACAGATCGCCGTGACATCGTCGTCGCCGAGCTGGTGCGGCTGTTCGGCCCTCGGGCGCGGTCACCTCGTCGTGTCGACGACATCACCTGGTCGGCGCAACCCTGGCTGGGTGGGGCGCCCACCGCGATCCCGCCGTACGGAGGCGTCTTCCACCATCAGGACCTGACTACGGACCGCGTGCACTGGGCAGGAACGGATCTGGCCGATCGCTGGCCCGGCTACCTCGACGGGGCCGTGCGTTCCGGTCGGCGAGCGGCGCGTGAGATCCTGACTACGTCTCGAGGTGGGACCGTCTGA
- the ppk2 gene encoding polyphosphate kinase 2 — MVDLSDTSSFSVRDDDDDDPVLLTGDGVPVDTWRQAYPYDERMPRAEYEGTKRLLQIELLKLQMWIKETGGRHVIVFEGRDAAGKGGTIKRFMEHLNPRGARVVALEKPSPRESTEWYFQRYVTHLPAAGELVLFDRSWYNRAGVERVMGFCSDEQYHRFLHQAPLFEQMLVDDGVQLTKFWFSVSQLEQRTRFAIRQVDPVRQWKLSPMDLASLDKWDAYTRAKEDMIRFTHTDHAPWTTVKSNDKKRARLEAMRFVLNSFDYSNKDYEVVGRPDPSIVGLAEPDTD; from the coding sequence ATCGTGGACCTCTCGGACACCTCGTCGTTCAGCGTGCGGGACGACGACGACGACGACCCCGTGTTGCTGACCGGTGACGGAGTCCCGGTGGACACCTGGCGCCAGGCGTACCCGTACGACGAACGGATGCCGCGCGCGGAATACGAAGGTACGAAACGTCTTCTGCAGATCGAGTTGCTGAAGCTGCAGATGTGGATCAAGGAGACCGGTGGCCGCCACGTCATCGTCTTCGAAGGTCGCGACGCCGCAGGCAAGGGCGGCACGATCAAGCGCTTCATGGAGCATCTCAACCCTCGCGGCGCGCGGGTGGTGGCACTCGAGAAGCCGTCGCCACGCGAGTCGACGGAGTGGTACTTCCAGCGGTACGTCACCCACCTACCGGCTGCCGGAGAGCTGGTCCTGTTCGACCGCTCCTGGTACAACCGGGCCGGCGTGGAACGTGTGATGGGATTCTGCAGCGACGAGCAGTATCACCGATTCCTCCACCAGGCACCGTTGTTCGAGCAGATGCTCGTCGACGACGGAGTGCAGCTGACCAAGTTCTGGTTCTCGGTGTCCCAGCTCGAACAGCGGACGCGCTTCGCCATCCGCCAGGTCGATCCGGTACGGCAGTGGAAGCTCTCGCCCATGGACCTCGCCTCCCTGGACAAGTGGGACGCGTACACGAGGGCCAAGGAGGACATGATCCGGTTCACCCACACCGATCACGCCCCCTGGACGACGGTGAAGAGCAACGACAAGAAACGCGCCCGCCTCGAGGCGATGCGCTTCGTGCTGAACAGCTTCGACTACTCGAACAAGGACTACGAGGTGGTGGGGCGACCGGATCCGTCCATCGTCGGACTCGCGGAACCGGACACCGACTGA
- a CDS encoding PspC domain-containing protein yields MTFHESNSTVHPNPNHTTQLTRSRDDAWIAGVCGGVAAYTGWDPSLVRALTVVGALVSFGTVALLYLAMVMLVPRA; encoded by the coding sequence ATGACATTCCACGAGAGCAACTCCACCGTCCACCCGAACCCGAACCACACCACGCAGCTGACGCGAAGCCGAGACGACGCCTGGATCGCCGGGGTCTGCGGCGGTGTCGCCGCGTACACCGGATGGGATCCCAGCCTGGTGCGCGCCCTCACCGTGGTCGGCGCCCTCGTCTCGTTCGGCACCGTCGCCCTGCTCTACCTCGCGATGGTCATGCTCGTTCCCCGAGCATGA